A portion of the Clostridium gelidum genome contains these proteins:
- a CDS encoding NADP-dependent isocitrate dehydrogenase translates to MEKIKMSTPLVEMDGDEMTRIIWGAIKEELLNPFIELNTEYYDLGLEYRNETNDKVTLDSAEAIKKYKVGVKCATITPNGARMKEYDLKEMWKSPNGTIRAILDGTVFRAPITVEPVKPYVRTWKKPITIARHAYGDIYRNVEMKVEGKGKCELVFTSENGEEKRELIHNFAGDGVVMGMHNLNNSIESFAKSCFNFALDTKQDLWFATKDTISKKYDHTFKDIFQEIFDAEYKTKFEIAGIEYFYTLIDDVVARVIKSEGGMIWACKNYDGDVMSDMVATAFGSLAMMTSVLVSPEGNYEYEAAHGTVQQHYYKHLKGEETSTNSIATIFAWSGALRKRGELDNNTSLVEFADKLEKASIKTIEDGAMTKDLALIAEHDNIQTLNTFDFIKAIRKTLEGMLI, encoded by the coding sequence ATGGAAAAAATTAAAATGTCGACTCCATTAGTTGAAATGGATGGAGATGAAATGACAAGAATCATTTGGGGTGCAATAAAAGAGGAACTATTAAATCCTTTTATTGAATTAAACACAGAATATTATGATCTTGGATTAGAATATAGAAATGAAACTAATGATAAAGTTACTTTAGATTCTGCAGAAGCCATTAAAAAATATAAAGTTGGGGTAAAATGTGCAACTATTACACCTAATGGCGCAAGAATGAAAGAATATGATTTAAAAGAAATGTGGAAAAGTCCTAATGGTACTATAAGAGCAATCTTAGATGGTACAGTATTTAGAGCACCAATTACAGTAGAACCAGTAAAGCCATACGTTAGAACATGGAAAAAGCCTATTACTATAGCTAGACATGCTTATGGAGATATATACAGAAATGTGGAAATGAAAGTAGAAGGAAAAGGTAAATGTGAACTTGTATTTACTTCTGAAAATGGAGAAGAAAAAAGAGAATTAATACATAATTTTGCTGGAGATGGCGTTGTTATGGGAATGCATAACTTGAATAACTCTATTGAAAGCTTTGCAAAAAGTTGCTTTAACTTTGCATTAGATACTAAGCAAGATTTGTGGTTTGCAACTAAGGATACAATTTCAAAGAAATATGACCATACTTTTAAAGATATATTCCAAGAAATATTTGATGCGGAATATAAAACTAAGTTTGAGATCGCAGGAATTGAATATTTCTATACATTAATAGATGATGTTGTGGCAAGAGTAATTAAATCAGAGGGTGGAATGATTTGGGCTTGTAAAAACTACGATGGAGATGTAATGAGTGATATGGTAGCTACGGCATTTGGATCGCTTGCAATGATGACATCTGTACTAGTTTCACCAGAAGGAAACTATGAATATGAAGCAGCTCATGGTACTGTTCAACAACATTACTATAAGCATTTAAAAGGGGAAGAAACATCAACTAATTCAATAGCAACAATATTTGCATGGTCTGGAGCTTTAAGAAAAAGAGGAGAATTAGACAATAATACTTCACTCGTTGAATTTGCAGATAAATTAGAAAAGGCTTCAATAAAGACAATTGAAGATGGAGCTATGACTAAGGATTTAGCATTAATAGCAGAACATGATAATATTCAAACATTAAATACTTTTGATTTTATCAAGGCTATTAGAAAAACATTAGAAGGAATGTTAATATAG
- a CDS encoding FeoA family protein has translation MPLILAVKGNEMNIKKITGNDETKRFLNSLGFVAGETVRIISELGGNLIINVKDSRVALDKGMASRIIV, from the coding sequence ATGCCATTAATATTAGCGGTTAAAGGAAATGAAATGAATATTAAAAAGATAACAGGAAATGATGAAACAAAAAGATTCCTAAATAGTCTAGGATTTGTTGCCGGAGAAACTGTTAGAATTATTTCTGAACTTGGAGGAAATCTTATAATAAATGTTAAGGATAGTAGAGTTGCACTAGATAAAGGTATGGCAAGTCGAATAATAGTATAG
- a CDS encoding FeoA family protein translates to MSTLKEIKCGQTVRVTKVDGAGPVRRRIMDMGITRGCEIYLRKVAPLGDPIEVTVRGYELSLRKADAEMIIVE, encoded by the coding sequence ATGAGCACATTAAAAGAAATAAAGTGTGGACAAACAGTTAGAGTCACAAAGGTTGATGGAGCAGGACCTGTTCGTAGACGTATTATGGATATGGGAATTACAAGAGGTTGTGAAATATATTTACGTAAGGTAGCACCACTTGGAGATCCAATAGAGGTAACAGTTCGTGGATATGAATTATCACTTCGCAAAGCTGATGCAGAAATGATCATTGTAGAGTAA
- the feoB gene encoding ferrous iron transport protein B, whose amino-acid sequence MSIKIGLAGNPNCGKTTMFNELTGSSQYVGNWPGVTVEKKGGKLRGNKDVEIVDLPGVYSLSPYTLEEVVTRNFMINDKPDAVINIVDASNIERNLYLTTQILELGIPTVIALNMMDIVEKNGDKIDINKLSKTLGCPVVETSALKGNGVKLAAEKAIEVANAKKKPNFILTFSDEAKEAFGEIEKVIIRSIPHEEVEIRWLAIKLFERDENILDKLKLSKNISDEIEVIIKKYEAELDDDSESIVTGDRYAFIGEVVSTAVKKQNKGKETTSDKIDKIVTNRFLALPIFAAIMFGVYYIAISTVGTMMTDWVNDTLFSGIIQGNVSVWLVNANVADWLQGLIVDGIIGGVGSVLGFVPQIMVLFFLLSILEDCGYMARVAFIMDRIFRKFGLSGKSFIPMLISSGCGVPGIMSTRTMENDRDRKMTIMLTTFIPCSAKLPIIALIAGALFGGASWVAPAAYFLGIVMIIICGIILKKTRLFSGDPSPFVMELPQYHIPGAKGVLMHVWERGKAFIAKAGTIILVACVTIWFLKSFNWSLEMVDAGDSILASIGNVIAPIFVPLGFGNWQSAVATVTGLIAKENVVGTFGVLFGIADAAEDDPTLATNIAGMFTVASAFAFVAFNMLCAPCFAAIGAIRREMGSWKWTWITLGFQTFTAYLVALVINQVGNFILGSGSLIGALTSIIIVVLVIGTVIFTGRNAKGKEITGQLSYTK is encoded by the coding sequence ATGTCAATTAAAATAGGTCTTGCAGGTAATCCTAATTGTGGAAAGACAACTATGTTTAATGAACTTACAGGTTCATCTCAATACGTTGGTAATTGGCCTGGAGTAACGGTTGAAAAAAAAGGTGGTAAGTTAAGAGGAAATAAGGATGTTGAAATTGTTGATTTACCAGGTGTTTATTCTTTATCACCATATACGCTTGAAGAGGTTGTAACACGTAACTTTATGATAAATGATAAACCAGATGCAGTAATTAATATAGTAGATGCATCTAATATTGAAAGAAACTTATATTTAACAACACAAATTTTAGAACTCGGAATTCCAACGGTTATAGCACTTAATATGATGGATATAGTAGAGAAAAATGGAGATAAAATAGATATTAATAAATTATCTAAAACGCTTGGATGCCCAGTAGTTGAAACATCAGCACTTAAAGGAAATGGTGTAAAGCTCGCAGCAGAAAAAGCAATAGAAGTTGCAAATGCAAAAAAGAAACCTAATTTTATATTAACTTTTTCTGATGAAGCTAAGGAAGCTTTTGGAGAAATAGAAAAAGTAATCATAAGAAGTATTCCACATGAAGAGGTAGAAATACGTTGGCTTGCAATTAAACTCTTTGAGCGTGATGAAAACATACTTGATAAGTTAAAGTTATCAAAAAATATTTCAGATGAAATAGAAGTAATAATAAAAAAATATGAAGCTGAACTTGATGATGATAGTGAAAGTATTGTCACAGGAGACAGATATGCTTTTATTGGCGAGGTTGTCTCAACTGCTGTTAAAAAACAAAACAAAGGAAAAGAAACAACATCAGATAAAATTGATAAGATTGTAACAAATCGTTTTTTAGCGCTGCCAATTTTTGCTGCTATTATGTTTGGTGTTTATTACATAGCCATAAGTACAGTTGGAACTATGATGACGGATTGGGTAAATGATACGCTATTTTCAGGAATTATCCAAGGTAATGTCTCAGTTTGGCTCGTAAATGCAAATGTTGCTGATTGGTTACAAGGACTAATAGTAGATGGAATAATTGGTGGTGTTGGCTCAGTACTTGGATTTGTACCACAAATTATGGTGTTATTCTTCTTATTATCAATCCTTGAGGATTGCGGATACATGGCTCGTGTAGCTTTTATTATGGATAGAATTTTCCGTAAATTTGGGCTGTCAGGTAAGTCTTTTATACCAATGTTAATTAGTTCAGGTTGTGGTGTTCCTGGTATCATGTCAACTCGTACTATGGAAAATGATAGGGATAGAAAGATGACTATTATGTTAACTACATTTATTCCATGTAGTGCTAAATTGCCAATCATAGCACTTATTGCAGGAGCACTTTTTGGTGGAGCATCTTGGGTAGCACCAGCTGCTTATTTTTTAGGGATAGTAATGATTATCATTTGCGGAATTATATTAAAGAAGACTAGGTTATTTTCTGGAGATCCATCGCCATTTGTTATGGAGCTTCCACAATATCATATTCCAGGTGCAAAAGGTGTTTTAATGCATGTATGGGAAAGAGGAAAGGCATTTATAGCTAAAGCTGGTACGATTATTTTAGTGGCTTGTGTAACAATATGGTTCTTAAAGTCATTTAATTGGTCACTTGAAATGGTTGATGCAGGTGATAGTATATTAGCAAGCATTGGAAATGTAATAGCGCCTATTTTTGTACCACTTGGATTTGGTAATTGGCAATCAGCCGTTGCAACAGTAACAGGATTAATTGCAAAAGAAAATGTTGTTGGAACGTTTGGGGTTTTATTCGGTATAGCTGATGCAGCAGAAGATGATCCAACGCTTGCTACAAATATTGCAGGAATGTTTACTGTGGCTAGTGCATTTGCTTTTGTAGCATTTAATATGTTATGTGCTCCTTGCTTTGCTGCAATTGGTGCAATAAGACGTGAAATGGGATCTTGGAAATGGACATGGATTACTTTAGGATTTCAAACATTTACTGCGTATTTAGTTGCTCTTGTTATAAATCAAGTTGGTAATTTCATATTAGGTAGTGGAAGTTTAATTGGAGCTTTAACTTCAATAATAATAGTTGTTTTAGTAATTGGAACAGTTATATTTACAGGAAGAAATGCAAAAGGAAAAGAAATAACTGGACAATTAAGTTATACAAAATAA
- a CDS encoding FeoB-associated Cys-rich membrane protein, protein MVATIILSGIILGFMALVITKQVKKVRSGESGCGCGCSGCSSASACHGTKVQKK, encoded by the coding sequence ATGGTAGCAACAATTATACTAAGTGGAATTATTCTTGGGTTTATGGCACTTGTAATAACAAAGCAAGTTAAAAAGGTAAGAAGTGGAGAAAGTGGTTGTGGCTGTGGTTGCTCTGGATGTTCTTCTGCTAGTGCCTGTCACGGAACTAAAGTACAAAAGAAATAG